The following are encoded together in the Kribbella voronezhensis genome:
- a CDS encoding aldehyde dehydrogenase (NADP(+)), whose translation MTPDTTPAELEQALTDAADAAEPLAASEPAVRAGWIRAAADALDAAADELVPIAMRESSLPEPRLRGEVARSSGQLRMFADVLEEGSLLEVIIDTADPQAKPVPRPDLRRVLVPLGPVLVFAASNFPFAFSVCGGDTASALAAGCPVIVKAHPGHPDLSVRTAEVMIEALRAAGAPDGTLGLIQGYDVGVTALKDPRITAAGFTGSVPAGKALHEIAVTRPEPIPFYGELGSLNPVFVTQAAVDARGNEIASGYVGSFTLGVGQFCTKPGLIFLPAGHGLDDQLIEATGAVAEAKMLNDRIAEGFSSGLDRLRKVDGVRVLSDGGATLLGTTATELLARREEILEECFGPVSIVVEYSSTDELRAAVEAFEGNLTATLHAEEGSDAELARELLPLLTARAGRVLWNGWPTGVAVSWAQHHGGPFPSTVGSIHTSVGVTAARRFQRPVAYQDTPDTVLPAVLRDANPAGISRRVNGTVTTGEVSR comes from the coding sequence ATGACCCCGGACACCACCCCTGCCGAACTCGAGCAGGCCCTGACCGACGCCGCCGACGCCGCGGAGCCGCTGGCCGCCTCGGAACCGGCCGTGCGGGCCGGGTGGATCCGAGCCGCCGCCGACGCGCTGGACGCCGCCGCCGACGAGCTGGTCCCGATCGCGATGCGCGAGTCGTCCCTGCCCGAGCCGCGGTTGCGCGGCGAGGTCGCCCGTAGCAGTGGCCAGCTCCGGATGTTCGCGGACGTCCTGGAAGAGGGCTCCCTGCTCGAGGTCATCATCGACACCGCCGACCCGCAGGCAAAGCCGGTACCCCGGCCGGACCTCCGCCGCGTCCTCGTTCCGCTCGGCCCCGTGCTGGTGTTTGCCGCGAGCAACTTCCCCTTCGCCTTCAGCGTCTGCGGCGGCGACACCGCGTCGGCGCTGGCGGCCGGATGTCCGGTGATCGTCAAGGCGCACCCCGGCCACCCCGACCTGTCGGTCCGGACCGCCGAGGTGATGATCGAAGCTCTCCGCGCCGCGGGCGCCCCGGACGGCACACTCGGCCTGATCCAGGGGTACGACGTCGGTGTCACGGCGCTCAAGGATCCCCGGATCACCGCCGCCGGCTTCACCGGATCCGTCCCGGCCGGCAAGGCGTTGCACGAGATCGCGGTGACCAGGCCCGAGCCGATCCCCTTCTACGGCGAACTCGGCAGCCTCAACCCGGTCTTCGTCACCCAGGCCGCCGTCGATGCCCGAGGCAACGAGATTGCCAGCGGGTACGTCGGGTCCTTCACGCTCGGCGTCGGCCAGTTCTGCACCAAGCCGGGACTGATCTTCCTGCCGGCCGGACACGGTCTGGACGACCAGTTGATCGAGGCAACCGGTGCGGTCGCCGAGGCGAAGATGCTGAACGACCGGATCGCGGAAGGCTTCTCGTCCGGCCTCGACCGGCTCCGCAAGGTCGATGGCGTCCGGGTCTTGAGCGACGGCGGCGCGACGTTGCTCGGAACAACGGCGACGGAGCTGCTGGCGCGGCGCGAGGAGATCCTCGAGGAGTGTTTCGGCCCGGTCTCGATCGTCGTCGAGTACTCGTCGACCGACGAGCTGCGCGCGGCTGTGGAGGCGTTCGAGGGCAACCTGACCGCAACCCTGCACGCGGAAGAGGGCTCGGACGCCGAGCTGGCCCGTGAGCTCCTTCCGTTGCTGACGGCAAGGGCCGGCCGGGTGCTGTGGAACGGCTGGCCGACCGGCGTGGCCGTCTCCTGGGCACAACACCATGGTGGTCCGTTCCCGTCGACGGTCGGCTCGATCCACACCAGCGTCGGAGTGACGGCCGCGCGCCGTTTCCAGCGTCCCGTGGCCTACCAGGACACGCCCGACACGGTGCTTCCCGCAGTACTGCGTGACGCCAACCCCGCGGGGATCAGCCGTCGAGTGAACGGAACCGTGACGACAGGAGAGGTGTCTCGATGA
- a CDS encoding RtcB family protein — MNVQYPVPLSGAKSSTLMWAQEHEVGAPALQQLRNIAALPWVHGVRVMPDVHLGKGATVGSVIAMYQAVSPAAVGVDIGCGMEGVLTSLTASDLPDDLSGIRSRIEAAVPVGFRAHENAVSVRKLGLDRGWDRFWGAFSSLHDGVQDREKKAQQQMGSLGGGNHFIEVCLDDDDRVWLMLHSGSRNIGKELAERHMRIAKALPHNAELPDRDLAVFLSGTPEMDAYRRDLTWAQEYASRNRAVMLALVMQAVRESFEQEITFEQPISCHHNYVSEETIDDLDLLVTRKGAIRAGKGDLGLIPGSMGTGSYVVRGLGSEQSFYSASHGAGRRMSRNEAKRRYTVDDLIAQTAGVESRKDAGVLDELPAAYKDIESVIAAQSDLVEVVAHLKQVICVKG; from the coding sequence ATGAACGTTCAGTACCCGGTTCCGTTGAGCGGAGCCAAGAGCTCCACTCTGATGTGGGCTCAGGAGCACGAGGTGGGAGCACCGGCGCTCCAGCAGTTGCGGAACATCGCGGCGCTGCCGTGGGTGCACGGCGTACGGGTGATGCCGGACGTGCATCTCGGCAAGGGCGCGACGGTGGGTTCGGTGATCGCGATGTACCAGGCCGTCTCGCCGGCCGCTGTCGGGGTCGACATCGGCTGCGGGATGGAGGGCGTGCTGACGTCGCTGACCGCGTCGGATCTGCCGGACGACCTCAGCGGGATCCGGTCGCGGATCGAGGCCGCGGTACCGGTCGGGTTCCGGGCGCACGAGAACGCGGTCAGTGTCCGCAAGCTCGGGCTGGATCGCGGATGGGACCGGTTCTGGGGAGCGTTCTCGAGCCTGCACGACGGCGTACAGGACCGGGAGAAGAAGGCGCAGCAGCAGATGGGGTCGCTGGGTGGTGGCAACCACTTCATCGAGGTCTGCCTGGACGACGACGACCGGGTCTGGCTGATGCTGCACTCAGGTTCGCGCAACATCGGCAAGGAACTGGCCGAGCGGCACATGCGGATCGCGAAGGCGCTGCCGCACAACGCCGAGCTGCCCGATCGGGACCTGGCGGTGTTCTTGTCCGGTACGCCGGAGATGGACGCCTATCGGCGCGACCTCACCTGGGCACAGGAGTACGCCTCGCGGAACCGCGCGGTCATGCTCGCCCTGGTGATGCAGGCGGTGCGGGAGTCGTTCGAGCAGGAGATCACGTTCGAGCAGCCGATCTCCTGCCACCACAACTACGTGTCGGAGGAGACCATCGACGACCTCGACCTGCTCGTCACCCGCAAGGGCGCGATCCGGGCCGGCAAGGGCGACCTCGGGCTGATCCCGGGATCGATGGGCACTGGCTCGTACGTCGTCCGCGGGCTCGGCTCGGAGCAGTCGTTCTACTCGGCCTCGCACGGGGCAGGCCGGCGAATGAGCCGCAACGAGGCGAAGCGCCGCTACACGGTCGACGACCTGATCGCCCAGACCGCCGGCGTCGAATCCCGCAAGGACGCGGGTGTGCTCGACGAACTGCCCGCGGCGTACAAGGACATCGAGTCGGTCATCGCCGCCCAGTCCGACCTCGTCGAGGTAGTTGCCCACCTCAAACAGGTCATCTGCGTGAAGGGCTGA
- a CDS encoding FAD-binding oxidoreductase has product MSLIARLTSSLGDKAVVTDPDVLDSHRNDHASFCTAGVPLVLVRPSSTAEVQEVLRACSEYGVPVVTQGARTGLSGAANALDGCLLLSTSRLDRILEVSVEDQVAVVQPGVVNSALSAAVLEKGLFYPPDPSSWEMSTIGGNIATNAGGLCCVKYGVTGDFVRALEVVLASGEVIRTGRRSVKGVAGYDVTRLIVGSEGTLGVVTEATLALRPAPEAALTAAATFLSIEDGIAAAAAVMASGLRPSLLEFLDGLTARAIQDYRDMGLPADVGSLLIAQSDRGPRAAADVAEIARICTAFGAVEVAEASDAEESRLLLEARRLVNPALELRGVTLVDDIAVPRSKLVALLNGVGEIGAKYDVQIYCPGHVGDGNMHPTVVFDRDDPAAESRALEAFGAVMQLGLSLGGTITGEHGIGKLKRQWLAQELGPIELSLQRQLKSVFDPAGLLNPDKLFL; this is encoded by the coding sequence ATGAGCCTGATCGCGCGGTTGACGTCATCGCTGGGAGACAAGGCGGTCGTCACCGATCCCGACGTACTGGACAGCCATCGCAATGACCACGCTTCGTTCTGTACTGCGGGTGTGCCGCTCGTGCTCGTCCGGCCCTCGTCCACGGCCGAGGTGCAGGAGGTGCTGCGGGCGTGCTCGGAGTACGGGGTACCGGTGGTGACGCAGGGCGCGCGAACCGGGTTGTCGGGGGCTGCGAATGCGCTGGACGGGTGTTTGTTGCTGTCGACCTCGCGGCTGGATCGGATCCTGGAGGTCTCGGTCGAGGATCAGGTCGCTGTCGTTCAGCCCGGAGTGGTGAACTCGGCCTTGTCGGCCGCGGTGCTCGAGAAAGGGTTGTTCTACCCGCCGGATCCGTCGTCGTGGGAGATGTCCACGATCGGTGGCAACATCGCCACGAACGCGGGTGGACTGTGCTGCGTGAAGTACGGCGTGACGGGCGACTTCGTCAGGGCCCTCGAGGTGGTGCTTGCCTCTGGCGAGGTGATCCGGACCGGGCGCCGATCGGTGAAAGGTGTGGCTGGGTATGACGTGACCCGGCTGATCGTCGGCTCCGAGGGGACCCTCGGGGTGGTCACGGAGGCGACTCTCGCGTTGCGTCCCGCGCCCGAGGCCGCGTTGACGGCTGCTGCCACGTTCCTGTCGATCGAGGACGGGATCGCCGCTGCTGCCGCGGTGATGGCTTCTGGGTTGCGGCCGTCGTTGCTGGAGTTCCTCGACGGGCTGACGGCTCGGGCGATCCAGGACTATCGGGACATGGGTCTGCCTGCCGACGTCGGGTCGCTGCTGATCGCGCAGTCCGATCGTGGTCCACGAGCAGCAGCCGATGTCGCCGAGATCGCCCGGATTTGCACGGCTTTCGGGGCTGTGGAGGTCGCCGAGGCGTCCGACGCGGAGGAGTCCCGGCTGTTGCTGGAGGCGCGCCGGCTGGTGAATCCCGCGCTGGAGTTGCGCGGCGTCACGCTGGTGGACGACATCGCCGTACCGCGAAGCAAGCTGGTCGCGCTGCTGAACGGAGTGGGTGAGATCGGCGCGAAGTACGACGTACAGATTTATTGCCCTGGGCATGTAGGTGACGGCAACATGCATCCGACCGTCGTCTTCGACCGCGACGACCCAGCAGCTGAGTCCCGCGCCCTGGAGGCTTTCGGCGCGGTGATGCAGCTGGGCTTGTCCCTCGGCGGCACGATCACCGGCGAACACGGCATCGGCAAACTCAAACGCCAATGGCTGGCCCAGGAACTCGGCCCCATCGAACTGTCCCTCCAACGCCAACTCAAATCAGTCTTCGACCCCGCCGGACTACTCAACCCCGACAAACTGTTCCTCTGA
- a CDS encoding fumarylacetoacetate hydrolase family protein codes for MHLVRFQLPGQPPQAGVRTGDTVAPVRGVTGMAELLRLPVEELRAAVAKLGDEVSLAGVRLLPPLDGYGEVWCAGVTYERSRGARMEESTEQSVYDRVYSAPRPELFPKAPAWRVVTDGDPIGIREDSGLDVPEPELAIVANSRGEIVGFTVCNDVSSRSIEGENPLYIPQAKVFAGGCALATGIRPVWEVADPKDLTIDLVIRRGDAEVFTGTTSTKNLVRELQDLIDVLFVPNEFPDGVILATGTGIVPELDFALQQGDVVEIAISEIGTLTNTVAVGREPFAFLAAETLEETR; via the coding sequence ATGCACCTGGTCCGTTTCCAGCTCCCAGGCCAACCGCCCCAGGCCGGGGTCCGAACCGGTGACACGGTCGCACCGGTTCGCGGTGTCACGGGGATGGCGGAGCTCCTCCGGCTGCCGGTCGAGGAGCTCCGCGCCGCCGTGGCGAAGCTCGGCGACGAGGTCTCGCTGGCCGGCGTACGGCTGCTGCCGCCGCTCGACGGGTACGGCGAGGTGTGGTGTGCGGGCGTCACGTACGAGCGATCTCGCGGTGCCCGGATGGAGGAGAGCACCGAGCAGTCCGTGTACGACCGCGTGTACTCCGCGCCGCGCCCCGAGCTGTTCCCGAAGGCGCCCGCGTGGCGGGTCGTCACGGACGGCGATCCGATCGGCATCCGCGAGGACTCCGGTCTCGACGTACCGGAGCCCGAACTCGCGATCGTGGCCAACAGCCGCGGCGAGATCGTCGGCTTCACGGTCTGCAACGACGTCAGCTCACGGTCGATCGAAGGCGAGAACCCGCTCTACATCCCGCAGGCGAAGGTGTTCGCGGGCGGCTGTGCGCTGGCGACCGGGATCCGGCCGGTCTGGGAGGTGGCCGACCCGAAGGACCTCACCATCGACCTGGTGATCCGGCGCGGCGACGCCGAGGTGTTCACCGGTACGACGTCCACCAAGAACCTGGTCCGCGAGTTGCAGGACCTGATCGACGTGCTGTTCGTACCGAACGAGTTCCCCGACGGCGTGATCCTCGCGACCGGCACCGGGATCGTGCCCGAACTCGACTTCGCCCTCCAGCAGGGCGACGTGGTGGAGATCGCGATCAGCGAGATCGGCACGTTGACGAATACGGTGGCAGTCGGCCGGGAACCTTTCGCCTTCCTGGCAGCCGAGACTTTGGAGGAGACCCGATGA
- a CDS encoding delta-60 repeat domain-containing protein, with protein MNKLVKALGAVVTAVALGATALQGAPASASPISQDYVVSPNPSDLTPRVQQGAVYKMLQLGGIMFAGGEFSSVKPYNNSGTISRSRLFGFNPISGGLTGFHATFNAAVWAMATDGRSLWVGGYFNNVNGVARTGVVKLDPYTGAVDTAFNARLTGSVTDMALVKGRLILGGAFSKKLIAVNPATGGDTGYIKLAITGAPGGTNAGQTKVFRFAVNPAGTRLAIVGTFTSVGGQLRRQAALITLGTYGAWTSTWYSTLFDKPCWSETPTYTRDVDFSYDGTFFVIVTTGGTSPNNRDLICDAATRWNTNDSRTTYPVWVNYTGGDTLLSVQVTRAAVYVQGHQRWMNNPGGNNTAGPGAVSRPGIAALNPHSGLAYSWNPTKDRGIGGYDLLLTSTGLWVGSDTTHIGGEVHERLAFLPLP; from the coding sequence ATGAACAAGCTCGTCAAGGCTCTTGGAGCAGTTGTCACCGCGGTCGCACTGGGGGCGACGGCCCTCCAGGGCGCACCGGCGTCCGCGTCGCCGATTTCGCAGGACTATGTCGTCTCACCGAATCCCTCGGATCTGACGCCCCGGGTTCAGCAGGGCGCGGTCTACAAGATGCTGCAACTGGGCGGCATCATGTTCGCCGGCGGCGAGTTCAGCTCGGTGAAGCCGTACAACAACTCCGGCACCATCTCCCGGAGCCGGCTGTTCGGCTTCAACCCGATCAGCGGGGGTCTGACGGGGTTCCACGCCACCTTCAACGCCGCGGTCTGGGCGATGGCCACCGACGGCAGGTCGCTGTGGGTCGGCGGGTACTTCAACAACGTCAACGGTGTCGCCCGCACCGGCGTCGTCAAGCTGGACCCGTACACCGGCGCCGTCGACACCGCTTTCAACGCGCGGCTGACGGGTTCGGTCACGGACATGGCGCTGGTGAAGGGCCGCCTCATCCTCGGCGGCGCCTTCAGCAAGAAGCTGATCGCAGTCAATCCCGCCACCGGCGGTGACACCGGTTACATCAAGCTCGCCATCACCGGAGCGCCCGGCGGTACGAACGCCGGCCAGACCAAGGTGTTCCGCTTCGCGGTGAACCCGGCCGGTACCCGGCTGGCGATCGTCGGCACCTTCACCTCGGTCGGCGGCCAGCTCCGGCGGCAGGCAGCGTTGATCACCCTCGGCACGTACGGGGCCTGGACGAGCACCTGGTACTCGACGCTGTTCGACAAGCCCTGCTGGAGCGAGACGCCGACGTACACCCGCGATGTCGACTTCTCGTACGACGGCACGTTCTTCGTCATCGTCACCACCGGCGGCACGTCCCCCAACAACCGGGACCTGATCTGCGACGCCGCGACCCGCTGGAACACGAACGACTCCCGTACGACGTACCCGGTCTGGGTGAACTACACCGGCGGCGACACCTTGCTTTCGGTGCAGGTCACCCGCGCAGCCGTCTACGTGCAGGGGCACCAGCGCTGGATGAACAACCCGGGTGGCAACAACACCGCCGGCCCCGGCGCGGTCAGCCGGCCAGGCATCGCAGCACTCAACCCACACAGCGGCCTCGCCTACTCATGGAACCCCACCAAGGACCGCGGCATCGGCGGGTACGACCTGCTGCTCACCTCGACCGGTCTCTGGGTCGGCTCGGACACCACCCACATCGGCGGCGAGGTGCACGAGCGACTCGCCTTCCTGCCACTTCCCTGA
- a CDS encoding lactate racemase domain-containing protein has protein sequence MSTSWGPFEAIRGLRPDGVIPQVTPIRRLLPDVPTEQDPYAAAQAALAPLASAVRPGARIAVTAGSRGIHDLVVVVRAAVDWLRDAGAEPFVVPAMGSHGGATADGQREMLAGLGVTPESMGCPIEATMETVVVGTLDDGTPVHHDAVAAKADGVLLVNRVKPHTDFHGPVESGLAKILAIGLGNHAGAAALHAGGIPSLGGAIEAAARMVIAQGKILGGLAILENMLERTASVELVVADGIGGAAETALLQRAGSLMGRLPFDELDVLVVDEMGKDKSGTGMDTNVLGRCWVHGIPEFDSPSIAAISVHSLSEASHGNASGLGLADVIPARLLEQIDLRTSYVNALTSGAGGARRSRLPMVLQDDEAAVLAAVTMSGRRDWSSVRLARIRDTLSPNELMVTPALLTEAAERFDLEIAGTARHLTDPSGCLTGWQELG, from the coding sequence ATGTCCACCTCCTGGGGACCGTTCGAGGCGATCCGGGGACTTCGTCCTGACGGCGTGATCCCGCAGGTCACGCCGATCAGGCGACTGCTCCCGGACGTCCCGACCGAGCAGGACCCGTACGCCGCTGCGCAGGCGGCCCTGGCGCCGTTGGCTTCGGCAGTGCGACCCGGTGCGCGGATCGCCGTCACCGCTGGGAGTCGGGGCATTCACGACCTGGTCGTCGTGGTCAGGGCAGCGGTCGACTGGCTTCGGGATGCCGGTGCCGAGCCGTTCGTCGTACCGGCGATGGGTTCGCACGGTGGCGCGACGGCTGATGGGCAACGAGAGATGCTAGCAGGTCTCGGAGTGACGCCCGAGTCGATGGGGTGTCCGATCGAGGCGACCATGGAGACCGTTGTCGTCGGCACCTTGGATGACGGGACGCCGGTGCATCATGACGCGGTGGCGGCGAAGGCGGACGGCGTTCTGCTGGTGAACCGGGTGAAGCCGCATACCGACTTCCATGGTCCGGTGGAGAGTGGTCTGGCGAAGATCCTGGCGATCGGGTTGGGTAATCACGCCGGTGCGGCCGCGCTGCATGCTGGTGGAATTCCCTCGCTGGGTGGCGCGATCGAGGCCGCCGCCCGCATGGTGATTGCCCAGGGCAAGATCTTGGGTGGGTTGGCGATCCTGGAGAACATGCTGGAGCGAACGGCATCGGTGGAGCTGGTGGTTGCCGATGGCATCGGTGGCGCCGCGGAGACGGCGTTGTTGCAGCGGGCCGGGAGTTTGATGGGGCGGCTGCCGTTCGACGAGCTGGACGTGCTCGTGGTGGACGAGATGGGGAAGGACAAGTCGGGCACGGGGATGGACACGAATGTGCTCGGGCGGTGCTGGGTGCACGGGATCCCCGAGTTCGACTCGCCGTCGATCGCGGCGATCAGCGTGCACTCGCTGTCGGAGGCGTCGCACGGGAACGCGTCCGGGCTCGGCCTGGCGGATGTGATCCCCGCCCGGCTGCTGGAGCAGATCGATCTGCGGACCAGTTATGTGAACGCGTTGACCTCCGGCGCCGGTGGAGCGCGCCGGTCGCGGCTGCCGATGGTGCTCCAGGACGATGAGGCCGCGGTGCTCGCGGCTGTCACGATGAGCGGGCGGCGGGACTGGTCTTCGGTGCGGCTGGCCCGGATTCGCGACACCTTGTCGCCGAACGAGTTGATGGTCACGCCGGCGCTGCTGACCGAGGCGGCGGAGCGGTTCGATCTGGAGATCGCCGGCACCGCGCGGCATCTGACCGATCCGTCCGGCTGCCTCACCGGCTGGCAGGAGCTGGGATGA
- a CDS encoding IlvD/Edd family dehydratase, which produces MSDRPTDGEGGLPPVADNDQPLAGSNGGHSELPADPEGEPTPEKTGRPTTEPPSRAIPVDRSAAHTGRRSFDHWFGEKDRNGFIHRSWMRAQGFSDEVFDGRPVIGICNTWSELTPCNAHLRRLAESVKRGVWQAGGFPLEFPVMSLGETMLRPTAMLFRNLLSMDVEESLRGNPIDGAVLLTGCDKTTPGSIMGAASVDLPTLVVTGGPMLNGKFRGCDIGSGTAVWRFTQDVNAGRMTQEDYAAAESGMSRSNGHCMTMGTASTMACMAEALGLQLTGSAAIPAVDSRRYAIAQQAGQRIVQMVEEDLKPSDILTRDAFANAVRANAAIGGSTNAVIHLLAIAGRVGVKLTLDDMDEWARGVPWLVDLQPSGKYLMEDFYYAGGLPAVLREILPLLKADAITVTGRTIGENVANAERTVDTDVIRAVGNPLGSGAGTAVLKGNLAPDGAVVKQSAASERLLQHRGKALVFSSIEEYDLAVDDMDLEVDEDTVLVLQNAGPRGYPGMPEVGNMTIPRKLAEQGVDDMVRISDARMSGTAYGTVVLHVAPEAAVGGPLALVRTGDWIELDVPGRTLHLDVSEEELAKRRADWQPATVPSDRGWAKLYVNHVTQANEGCDLDFLVGRSGSAVARQSH; this is translated from the coding sequence ATGAGCGACCGACCCACTGATGGCGAGGGCGGTCTGCCGCCGGTCGCCGACAACGACCAGCCGCTCGCCGGCTCGAACGGCGGCCACTCCGAGTTGCCTGCCGACCCCGAAGGTGAGCCGACGCCGGAGAAGACCGGGCGGCCCACGACGGAGCCGCCCAGCAGGGCGATCCCGGTCGACCGGTCCGCGGCGCACACCGGCCGTCGCAGCTTCGACCACTGGTTCGGCGAGAAGGACCGCAACGGGTTCATCCACCGGTCCTGGATGCGGGCGCAGGGCTTCTCGGACGAGGTGTTCGACGGGCGCCCGGTGATCGGGATCTGCAACACCTGGTCCGAGCTGACCCCTTGTAACGCGCACCTGCGCCGCTTGGCCGAGTCGGTGAAGCGCGGCGTCTGGCAGGCCGGCGGTTTCCCGCTCGAGTTCCCGGTGATGTCGCTCGGCGAGACGATGCTCCGGCCGACCGCGATGCTGTTCCGCAACCTGCTCAGCATGGATGTCGAGGAATCCCTGCGGGGCAACCCGATCGACGGTGCGGTCCTGCTCACCGGCTGCGACAAGACCACGCCAGGGTCGATCATGGGCGCCGCGAGTGTCGACCTGCCGACGCTGGTGGTGACCGGCGGCCCGATGCTGAACGGCAAGTTCCGCGGCTGCGACATCGGCTCCGGTACGGCGGTGTGGCGGTTCACCCAGGACGTCAACGCGGGCCGGATGACCCAGGAGGACTACGCGGCCGCCGAGTCCGGGATGTCGCGCAGCAACGGCCACTGTATGACGATGGGCACGGCCTCGACGATGGCCTGTATGGCCGAGGCGCTCGGTCTCCAACTGACCGGCTCGGCAGCGATCCCGGCGGTCGATTCGCGCCGGTACGCGATCGCGCAGCAGGCCGGCCAGCGGATCGTGCAAATGGTCGAGGAGGACCTCAAGCCGAGCGACATCCTCACTCGCGATGCCTTCGCCAACGCGGTCCGCGCGAACGCGGCGATCGGTGGCTCGACCAACGCGGTGATCCACCTGCTCGCGATCGCCGGCCGGGTCGGCGTGAAGCTCACCCTGGACGACATGGATGAGTGGGCCCGCGGCGTACCGTGGCTGGTCGATCTGCAGCCGTCGGGCAAGTACCTGATGGAGGACTTCTACTACGCCGGCGGACTTCCCGCCGTACTGCGGGAGATTCTGCCGTTGCTCAAGGCCGACGCGATCACGGTGACCGGTCGCACGATCGGCGAGAACGTCGCCAATGCGGAGCGGACGGTCGACACCGACGTGATCCGGGCCGTCGGGAATCCGCTCGGCAGCGGTGCGGGAACCGCAGTACTGAAGGGGAATCTCGCTCCCGACGGTGCTGTCGTCAAGCAGTCCGCGGCTTCCGAGCGGTTGTTGCAGCATCGCGGGAAGGCGCTGGTGTTCAGCAGTATCGAGGAGTACGACCTGGCTGTCGACGACATGGATCTCGAGGTCGACGAGGACACCGTGCTGGTCCTGCAGAACGCGGGACCGCGCGGCTATCCGGGGATGCCCGAGGTGGGCAACATGACGATCCCGCGCAAGCTCGCCGAGCAGGGTGTGGACGACATGGTCCGGATCTCCGACGCGAGGATGAGCGGTACGGCGTACGGAACCGTGGTGCTGCATGTCGCTCCGGAAGCGGCTGTCGGTGGACCGCTCGCGCTGGTCCGCACCGGGGACTGGATCGAGCTGGACGTGCCGGGCCGGACCTTGCATCTCGATGTGTCCGAGGAGGAGTTGGCCAAGCGACGTGCGGATTGGCAACCCGCCACGGTGCCGTCGGACCGGGGCTGGGCGAAGCTCTACGTCAACCACGTCACGCAGGCCAACGAGGGTTGCGATCTCGACTTCCTGGTCGGTCGCAGCGGCTCGGCCGTGGCCCGGCAGAGTCACTGA
- a CDS encoding HNH endonuclease, translating to MSGVIVLNASYEPLHVVSIPHAIRMLVREVAVVEEAHDGASIGPFPLPRVLRLVRYVVTKWRYATGRLQYTRVGVLKRDKYRCAYCGRAGATTMDHVVPRSRGGRGEWLNAVAAHASCNEKKGSRTPEEAGMPLLWQPWIPTRAELAL from the coding sequence ATGAGCGGTGTCATAGTGCTCAACGCCTCATACGAGCCGCTGCACGTGGTGTCGATCCCGCACGCCATCCGGATGCTCGTCCGGGAAGTGGCGGTCGTCGAGGAGGCGCACGACGGCGCCAGCATCGGCCCGTTCCCCCTCCCCCGTGTGCTGCGACTGGTGCGCTACGTAGTGACCAAATGGCGCTACGCCACTGGGCGACTGCAGTACACGCGAGTCGGCGTACTGAAGCGCGACAAGTACCGCTGCGCCTACTGCGGCCGTGCTGGCGCCACCACGATGGATCACGTCGTACCACGGTCCCGTGGCGGGCGCGGCGAGTGGCTGAACGCAGTAGCGGCCCATGCCTCCTGCAACGAGAAGAAGGGCTCGCGCACGCCAGAGGAAGCCGGTATGCCGCTGTTGTGGCAGCCGTGGATTCCGACGCGTGCCGAGTTAGCACTCTGA